The following proteins come from a genomic window of Campylobacter coli 76339:
- a CDS encoding Putative Fe-S oxidoreductase, whose product MKILFGPINSRRFGRSLGIDLSPSKKQCNFDCVYCELEAQKPQAKQDEIVSVEEIVLEVQNILEKNISFDFLTLTANGEPSLYPHLEELISSLRKIAKDKKLLILSNGTAVLDQDKFNALLKLDVVKFSLDSAISKTFYRIDRALKNIDLEKMIEKMAEFKTQFKGDLVMEILVVKDLNDNEEEFIALNQALTKIAPLRVDLSTIDRPPAYAIKKVSEERLLELSKLITSTPVLLPKRHYEGEKLNFNEEELLKMLHLRSQSEIDIENKLDNASQVLLDKLIKEEKVKILNLAGVKFYKA is encoded by the coding sequence ATGAAAATTCTCTTTGGCCCCATCAATTCAAGACGCTTTGGAAGATCTTTAGGTATTGACCTAAGTCCTAGTAAGAAACAATGCAATTTTGATTGCGTATATTGCGAACTTGAGGCTCAAAAACCTCAAGCAAAACAGGATGAGATTGTAAGCGTAGAAGAAATTGTTTTAGAAGTTCAAAATATTCTTGAAAAAAATATCTCATTTGACTTTCTTACCCTAACAGCCAATGGAGAACCAAGCCTTTATCCTCATTTAGAAGAACTAATCTCTTCCTTACGCAAAATCGCTAAAGATAAAAAATTGCTCATTTTAAGTAATGGCACTGCGGTTTTAGATCAAGATAAATTCAATGCCTTGCTAAAGCTAGATGTGGTTAAATTCAGCCTAGATAGCGCCATTTCTAAAACCTTTTACCGTATCGATAGAGCTTTAAAAAATATCGATTTAGAAAAGATGATAGAAAAAATGGCAGAATTTAAAACCCAATTTAAAGGCGATCTTGTAATGGAAATTCTTGTCGTAAAAGATCTTAATGATAATGAAGAAGAATTTATTGCTTTAAATCAAGCTTTGACTAAAATAGCACCCTTAAGGGTTGATTTAAGCACTATCGATAGACCTCCAGCTTATGCGATTAAAAAAGTAAGCGAAGAAAGACTTTTAGAGCTTTCTAAACTCATAACTTCCACTCCTGTACTTTTGCCTAAAAGACATTATGAGGGTGAAAAGTTAAATTTCAATGAAGAAGAATTGTTAAAAATGCTTCATCTACGCTCACAAAGCGAGATAGATATAGAAAATAAATTAGATAATGCTTCCCAAGTTCTTTTAGACAAACTTATAAAAGAAGAAAAAGTAAAGATTTTAAATCTAGCGGGAGTTAAATTCTATAAAGCCTAA
- a CDS encoding Uroporphyrinogen III decarboxylase, with translation MIFIDACFKKPTPYTPVWMMRQAGRYLPEYMKVRQEAGDFLSLCKDYKRASEVSLQPVDILGVDAAIIFSDILVVPLEMGMNLRFEKGEGPVFQTPISTLEDLNKLDDQNASKKLNYVYDALKLTREKLPLDKALIGFCGSPWTIATYMIEGSGSKNYAKCKKMLYQNPELLHEILNKLTQVLKSYLEEQIKAGANAVQIFDSWASALECDKFFDFSFKYMLEISDFIKNKYPHIPVILFPKGISGYLDKISGNFDVFGVDWSTPLDLARDKLSHQYTLQGNMEPCRLYDKKAIKQGVENILEIMQNKAHIFNLGHGILPDIPVENAKYFIQLVQESSAK, from the coding sequence ATGATTTTTATCGATGCTTGCTTTAAAAAACCTACACCTTATACACCCGTTTGGATGATGCGTCAAGCAGGAAGGTATTTGCCTGAATATATGAAAGTTAGACAAGAAGCAGGAGATTTTTTATCTTTATGTAAAGACTACAAAAGAGCTTCGGAGGTTTCTTTACAACCTGTTGATATTTTAGGAGTTGATGCAGCGATTATCTTTTCAGATATTTTAGTAGTTCCTCTTGAAATGGGAATGAATTTACGCTTTGAAAAAGGCGAAGGACCGGTATTTCAAACACCTATTTCAACCCTAGAAGATCTTAACAAGCTAGATGATCAAAATGCTTCTAAAAAGCTAAATTATGTTTATGATGCTTTAAAACTAACACGCGAAAAATTACCTCTTGATAAGGCTTTGATAGGATTTTGTGGTAGCCCTTGGACTATAGCAACTTATATGATAGAAGGAAGCGGAAGTAAAAATTATGCAAAATGCAAAAAAATGCTTTATCAAAATCCAGAACTTTTACATGAAATTTTAAATAAACTCACCCAAGTTTTAAAATCCTACCTAGAAGAACAAATCAAAGCGGGTGCGAACGCAGTACAAATTTTTGATAGCTGGGCGAGTGCTTTAGAATGTGATAAATTTTTTGATTTTTCATTTAAGTATATGCTTGAAATTTCTGATTTTATCAAAAACAAATACCCTCATATACCTGTGATTTTATTTCCTAAAGGTATTAGTGGTTATTTGGATAAGATCAGTGGAAATTTTGATGTTTTTGGGGTTGATTGGAGCACTCCTCTTGATCTAGCACGCGATAAATTATCCCATCAATACACCCTACAAGGCAATATGGAGCCTTGTAGACTTTATGATAAAAAAGCTATCAAACAAGGTGTAGAAAATATTCTTGAAATTATGCAAAATAAAGCCCATATTTTCAATCTAGGACATGGGATCTTACCTGATATTCCTGTTGAAAATGCAAAATACTTTATCCAGCTTGTGCAAGAAAGTTCAGCCAAATGA